The sequence CCCCTTGGCCGCGGCAAGGCTGACCGGGTTCTTGCCCGAGATGCGCCGCGACAGGTTGTTGTCCAAGCCCCACAGGACACAGGCGGCGACCACCAGCAGGGCGGCCGGGGCAAGCCCGACGCGCCCGCCCTGATTCCACGAGAGCACCATGCCCGCGCCGGTAACCAGCAGAACCGCCATCCATGTCCGTCCGCCCAGGTGTTCGCGGAACAGCAGCGCGGCCAGGACGGCCGTCGCCGCCCCTTCGAGATTCAGAAGGAGAGAGGCGGTCGCCGCCGGCGAGTTGCGGAGGCCCGTCATCAAAACGATGGGCGCGAGCACGCCGCCCGCCAGCGTTGCACCGGCGAGCCAGGACAGGTCGGAACGGGCGATGCCCGATTCCCGGCTGCGCTTGCCAATCAAGGCCATGCTGCCTTGCAATAGCAGCAGCCCAACCCCGCTACCTAGATAGAGCAGCGCCGCAAGTGGAACCGCCTCGACCTGGCCCACGAGTACCTTCGCCAGCGGAACACCAGCGCCGAACAAAGCCGCGGCGACTACGGCGGCGGCAATCGGGCGCAAGCGGGTCACCTACGGTCCCTCCGCGATGCTGACGCCTGCTCCGGTGAGGCCGTAGCTACCGTACCCACTCAGGAATCTGAGCATCCAGGAAGCAATCATTCCTCGGGATGTACGGCTTCAAGTCAAGTATCGGGCTGTCGTCGAACGCGT is a genomic window of candidate division WOR-3 bacterium containing:
- a CDS encoding DMT family transporter: MTRLRPIAAAVVAAALFGAGVPLAKVLVGQVEAVPLAALLYLGSGVGLLLLQGSMALIGKRSRESGIARSDLSWLAGATLAGGVLAPIVLMTGLRNSPAATASLLLNLEGAATAVLAALLFREHLGGRTWMAVLLVTGAGMVLSWNQGGRVGLAPAALLVVAACVLWGLDNNLSRRISGKNPVSLAAAKGLVAGAFSLVLALTRGAALPDLRTSLLAMGLGFASYGVSIALFIYAMRGLGAARTGALFATAPFIGTALSFAIFQERPNLQFLVALPVMVVGAALLLGERHAHRHVHEPLEHEHRHRHDDHHHDHAHESGLTAVEHAHRHVHAPVEHEHPHLPDEHHRHGHG